The bacterium genome has a segment encoding these proteins:
- a CDS encoding IS1595 family transposase, whose amino-acid sequence MWHQTSFTGRRIREAIAINAAGLVLDGTVEVDETYIGGKERNKHEPNKLRAGHGTVGKAAVVGARSRDGKVTARVVNVTDRPTLHGFIHNHITAGSIVYTDGAEAYRGLGHEAVEHSVGEYVRGEVHTNGMESFWSALKRGYYGTTTR is encoded by the coding sequence ATGTGGCACCAGACCTCCTTCACGGGTCGCCGCATCCGCGAGGCGATCGCCATCAACGCCGCAGGCCTCGTGCTGGACGGCACTGTGGAAGTGGACGAGACCTACATCGGCGGCAAGGAGCGCAACAAGCACGAGCCCAACAAGCTCAGGGCCGGACATGGCACGGTCGGTAAGGCCGCAGTGGTGGGCGCTCGGTCACGGGACGGTAAGGTGACCGCCCGAGTGGTGAACGTTACCGACAGGCCCACCCTCCACGGCTTCATCCACAACCACATAACCGCCGGATCGATCGTCTACACGGACGGAGCGGAAGCGTACCGGGGCCTCGGCCACGAGGCCGTCGAACACTCGGTCGGCGAATACGTGCGCGGCGAGGTTCACACCAACGGAATGGAGAGCTTCTGGTCGGCCCTGAAGCGCGGCTACTACGGCACTACCACAAGATGA
- a CDS encoding type II toxin-antitoxin system PemK/MazF family toxin, giving the protein MAGEVRPHRGEVWLVDFGGDPRGPEQAFRRPALVVSDDRLHHPNLRMVIVVPGTSTVRGIPLHVVVSPDRGSGLVTDTAFQVEQVRAVSTGRLVDRLGRIDAPALHALGEGAAQHPQPLTPAVNHHRPEYERFSMIVNNGADHELVCSLEVLPKTGGC; this is encoded by the coding sequence ATGGCCGGTGAGGTTCGCCCGCACCGCGGCGAGGTGTGGCTCGTCGATTTCGGCGGCGACCCTCGGGGTCCGGAACAGGCATTCCGTCGCCCGGCGCTTGTCGTGTCCGATGACCGCCTCCACCATCCGAACCTAAGGATGGTGATAGTGGTTCCCGGAACGTCCACGGTCCGCGGGATCCCGCTGCATGTGGTGGTCTCACCCGACCGCGGCAGCGGTCTGGTCACCGACACGGCGTTTCAGGTGGAGCAGGTGCGGGCAGTGTCAACCGGCCGGCTCGTAGACCGGCTCGGCCGGATCGACGCGCCGGCTCTCCATGCCCTTGGTGAGGGTGCTGCGCAGCACCCTCAGCCTCTAACCCCGGCTGTGAACCACCACCGGCCCGAGTATGAGCGATTCTCGATGATCGTCAACAACGGTGCTGACCATGAGTTGGTGTGTTCGCTTGAGGTCCTGCCAAAGACCGGGGGCTGCTGA
- a CDS encoding PPOX class F420-dependent oxidoreductase — translation MDIDQALEFVAANHRGILLTYRSDGGPQMSPIVAGVDSGGHVAVSSRETAYKVKNLRRDPRASVCMFTDGFYGEWVQVDGMAEIVSLPEAMDALIDYYRRLSGEHPDWDEYRAAMREERRVLIRISPERAGPTRFG, via the coding sequence ATGGACATCGACCAGGCACTTGAATTCGTCGCCGCGAACCACCGCGGCATCCTGCTCACCTATCGGTCGGACGGCGGACCGCAGATGTCACCGATCGTGGCCGGAGTCGACTCCGGCGGCCATGTGGCCGTATCGAGCCGGGAAACCGCCTACAAGGTGAAGAACCTGAGACGGGATCCGAGGGCTTCGGTGTGCATGTTCACCGATGGCTTCTACGGTGAGTGGGTTCAGGTCGACGGGATGGCCGAGATCGTCAGCCTGCCCGAGGCGATGGATGCCCTGATCGACTACTACCGGCGGCTCTCGGGCGAGCACCCCGACTGGGACGAATACCGCGCCGCCATGCGCGAGGAGCGCCGCGTCCTCATCCGGATATCCCCCGAGCGAGCCGGTCCGACCAGGTTCGGCTAG
- a CDS encoding phytanoyl-CoA dioxygenase family protein, giving the protein MSGLTVEQLEQFDQDGYLVVEGVLGEADLAAIEQEYREILDRVTAGLVSQGRIPPPRGTNFSERYIEAIRHIDDMYTLYQHLDICLPMVKDLDHSHTMNTGPAVFGLLTNRHLLDIAESVIGPEIYSNPVQHTRIKPPARYLPDAVTDSNIAATTWHQDNGVINPEADDTDMLTVWVAVTDATVENGCLIVERGSHREELTMHCPGTAASATTYIPEAIIDRDRVVPLEVGAGGVVLLHKLTEHASLENHSEDIRWSFDLRYQPIGQPTGRAVFPGFIARSQAHPEQALTDPGEWANLWWQARDRIVSGEVPWQFNTRWNANARLPICA; this is encoded by the coding sequence GTGTCGGGCCTCACGGTCGAGCAACTCGAGCAGTTCGACCAAGACGGGTACCTCGTGGTCGAGGGCGTCCTCGGCGAGGCGGACTTGGCGGCGATCGAGCAGGAGTACCGGGAGATACTCGACCGGGTGACCGCCGGCCTCGTGTCCCAGGGACGGATCCCGCCGCCGAGGGGAACGAACTTCTCCGAGCGCTACATCGAGGCGATTCGCCACATCGACGACATGTACACGCTCTACCAGCACCTCGACATCTGCCTACCGATGGTCAAGGATCTCGACCACAGCCACACCATGAACACCGGACCGGCGGTGTTCGGCCTCCTCACCAACCGGCACCTGCTCGACATCGCGGAGTCGGTCATCGGACCCGAGATCTACTCCAACCCGGTCCAGCACACCCGGATCAAACCGCCCGCCCGCTATTTGCCCGACGCCGTCACCGACTCCAACATCGCCGCCACGACGTGGCACCAGGACAACGGGGTGATCAACCCCGAGGCCGACGACACCGACATGCTCACCGTCTGGGTGGCCGTCACCGACGCCACCGTCGAGAACGGGTGCCTGATCGTGGAGCGCGGCAGCCACCGGGAGGAGCTGACCATGCACTGCCCCGGAACGGCCGCCTCCGCCACCACATACATTCCCGAGGCGATCATCGACCGGGACCGGGTGGTCCCCCTGGAGGTGGGAGCGGGAGGGGTGGTGCTGCTCCACAAGCTGACCGAGCACGCCTCGCTGGAGAACCACAGCGAGGACATTCGCTGGAGCTTCGACCTCCGCTACCAGCCGATCGGCCAACCCACCGGCCGGGCGGTCTTCCCCGGCTTCATCGCCCGTAGCCAAGCTCACCCCGAACAAGCCCTAACCGACCCCGGCGAGTGGGCGAACCTGTGGTGGCAGGCCCGGGACCGCATCGTCAGCGGGGAGGTCCCGTGGCAGTTCAACACCAGGTGGAACGCCAACGCCCGCCTGCCGATCTGCGCCTGA
- a CDS encoding nucleoside deaminase: protein MEAALAEAARAPAHGDVPVGAVLVDPDGQPAAADHNRREELQDPTAHAEVLVLSAAARRAGRWRLDGHTLVVTLEPCAMCAGAAVAARLERIVYGAADLKAGAAWSLYNIPQDRRLNHRMDLVAGVLEEECASILAGFFEQLRSRSPDAAGGDDEHPAPDQARPG, encoded by the coding sequence ATGGAGGCGGCTCTGGCCGAGGCCGCTCGGGCCCCTGCCCACGGTGACGTACCGGTGGGTGCGGTGCTGGTGGACCCGGATGGGCAGCCGGCGGCAGCGGACCACAACCGTCGCGAGGAACTTCAGGATCCCACCGCCCACGCCGAAGTGCTGGTGCTTTCGGCCGCGGCCCGCAGAGCCGGGAGGTGGCGGCTGGACGGGCACACGCTGGTGGTCACGCTCGAGCCCTGCGCCATGTGTGCCGGGGCTGCAGTCGCGGCCCGGCTGGAGCGGATCGTCTACGGAGCCGCCGACCTCAAGGCGGGAGCGGCCTGGAGCCTCTACAACATCCCCCAGGACCGGCGGTTGAACCACCGGATGGATCTGGTGGCAGGCGTCCTGGAGGAGGAGTGCGCCTCCATCCTGGCCGGCTTCTTCGAACAGCTACGGTCGCGGTCCCCGGATGCCGCGGGCGGAGACGACGAACATCCGGCTCCGGATCAGGCCAGGCCGGGCTAG
- a CDS encoding class I SAM-dependent methyltransferase: protein MERPTDAIFARIARRYDLINRLLAVGRDQAWRRSVIERLPRGRLLDLGAGTGAAVRLFGSRQVVALDPVSQMLDLNPTAARVMGKGESLPFRDGSFDAVFSAFVFRNLDSVETTLGEIARVLRPGGSAGVVGLTRPKGKMAASIHRAGTAIVVPLAGALIDAVDEYRYLHHSLDKLPPPEQLFADTPLQVDRMWRMGPLGNVYGVILTK, encoded by the coding sequence GTGGAGCGGCCGACGGATGCGATCTTCGCCAGGATCGCCCGCCGCTACGACCTGATCAACCGGCTGCTGGCCGTAGGGCGGGACCAGGCCTGGCGCCGGTCGGTGATCGAGCGCCTGCCCCGGGGAAGGCTGCTGGATCTCGGCGCCGGCACCGGGGCGGCCGTGCGCCTGTTCGGCAGCCGGCAGGTGGTGGCGCTCGATCCGGTATCGCAGATGCTGGACCTCAACCCCACCGCGGCACGGGTGATGGGCAAGGGGGAAAGCCTGCCGTTCCGGGACGGCTCCTTCGATGCGGTGTTCTCGGCGTTCGTCTTCCGGAACCTGGACTCGGTGGAGACCACCCTGGGCGAGATCGCCCGAGTGCTCCGTCCGGGCGGATCGGCCGGGGTGGTGGGCCTCACCCGGCCCAAGGGAAAGATGGCCGCGTCAATTCATCGGGCCGGCACGGCCATCGTGGTCCCGCTGGCCGGTGCCCTGATCGATGCCGTCGACGAGTACCGGTACCTCCACCACTCGCTGGACAAGCTCCCCCCGCCCGAGCAACTCTTCGCCGACACGCCGCTCCAGGTCGACCGGATGTGGCGGATGGGCCCCCTCGGCAACGTCTACGGCGTAATCCTCACCAAGTAG
- the serS gene encoding serine--tRNA ligase has product MIDITLLREQPDALKASLARRGLDLDVDLMAQIDQDRRMTRAKAESMRAEQKRLSRGIPRLEGEARQEAIAKAGELAAKYRATLAEADDLDEQFRALWIRVPNPAHPSAADGLVEEDAVEIKRWGTAPNFDFPVRDHRELGAALGMIDIERAAKVSGSRFGYLTGPAVILEFALVRMALELLGGKGFTPVVPPVLVREEALFGTGFFPDDDQQVYEVGVDAGDGLRSDNLYLVGTSEVSLAAYHAGEVLDEDTLPLRYAGFSSCFRREAGAHGKDTAGIFRVHQFDKVEMFSFCHPERSWDEHEMLLGIEEEIVQSLEIPYRVVNVAAGDLGSSAAKKYDIEAWIPSQGRYREITSCSNTTDFQSRRMRIRYRTDRGNRLVHTLNGTAVAVGRLLIALMENHQQADGSVTVPDSLRAYAGFDRIG; this is encoded by the coding sequence ATGATCGACATAACGCTGCTGCGCGAGCAGCCGGACGCCCTCAAGGCATCTCTCGCCCGCCGCGGCCTGGATCTGGATGTCGACCTGATGGCGCAGATCGACCAGGACCGGCGGATGACCCGAGCGAAGGCCGAGTCGATGCGGGCCGAGCAGAAGCGCCTCAGCCGCGGCATCCCCCGACTGGAGGGCGAGGCCAGGCAAGAGGCCATCGCCAAGGCCGGTGAGTTGGCGGCGAAGTACCGCGCCACCCTGGCCGAGGCCGATGACCTGGACGAGCAATTCAGGGCGCTCTGGATCAGGGTTCCCAACCCCGCCCATCCGTCGGCCGCGGACGGGTTGGTCGAGGAGGACGCGGTCGAGATCAAGCGGTGGGGGACGGCTCCGAACTTCGACTTCCCTGTCAGGGACCACCGGGAGCTTGGCGCAGCGTTGGGGATGATCGACATCGAGCGGGCCGCCAAGGTGTCCGGCAGCCGCTTCGGGTACCTGACCGGGCCGGCGGTGATACTCGAGTTCGCGCTGGTGCGGATGGCGCTCGAGTTGCTGGGCGGCAAGGGATTCACCCCGGTGGTCCCGCCGGTGCTGGTCCGCGAGGAGGCGCTTTTCGGTACCGGGTTCTTCCCGGATGACGACCAGCAGGTCTACGAAGTGGGTGTGGATGCCGGCGACGGACTGCGCTCCGACAACCTCTACCTGGTCGGTACCTCCGAGGTGTCCCTGGCCGCCTATCACGCCGGCGAGGTGCTCGACGAGGACACCCTGCCGCTCCGTTACGCCGGCTTCTCCAGCTGCTTCCGCCGGGAGGCGGGGGCGCACGGCAAGGACACGGCGGGCATCTTCCGGGTACACCAGTTCGACAAGGTGGAGATGTTCTCGTTCTGCCATCCGGAGCGCTCCTGGGACGAGCACGAGATGTTGCTGGGCATCGAGGAGGAGATCGTCCAGAGCCTCGAGATCCCCTACCGGGTGGTGAACGTGGCGGCTGGAGACCTTGGTTCATCGGCCGCCAAGAAGTACGACATCGAGGCCTGGATCCCCTCCCAGGGGCGCTACCGCGAGATCACGTCCTGCTCCAACACGACCGACTTCCAGAGCCGGAGGATGCGGATCCGGTACCGGACCGATCGCGGTAACCGGTTGGTGCATACGCTGAACGGGACGGCGGTGGCCGTGGGCCGGCTGCTGATCGCCCTGATGGAGAACCACCAGCAGGCGGACGGCTCTGTGACGGTGCCGGACTCCCTACGTGCATACGCCGGATTCGACCGCATCGGCTGA
- a CDS encoding molybdopterin-dependent oxidoreductase: protein MHGSGSEATLKRYTNLALATLLIGAIASGLFAQGFGTEWSRVATIAHGVLGLSFLLLVPWKSGIARSGFRRRRKGAIWSVALVVTVVITIGSGLLQVMGTTSRIGPLATMQLHIGAAVLSVLLVGWHYVRHPVRPRTTDLSRRNLLRTGGLAAGAGIALAGWESTLGVLDLPGSERRFTGSHERGSGNPARMPVTQWFTDKVQRLDRLQADVGGRVLGPDDLSSLPMETVEATLDCTGGWHSTQQWTGVRLDRLLGEVDGVSIRVRSVTGYERRFPARDADSIWLAFEVGGQPLSAGHGYPARIVAPDRRGFWWVKWVDSVTVSDVPAWFQPPFPLT, encoded by the coding sequence GTGCACGGATCCGGCTCGGAGGCGACGCTGAAGCGCTATACCAATCTGGCCCTGGCCACTCTCCTGATAGGAGCGATCGCCTCGGGGCTCTTTGCGCAGGGATTCGGCACGGAGTGGTCCCGGGTCGCGACGATTGCCCACGGCGTGCTCGGGTTGTCCTTCCTGCTGCTGGTGCCATGGAAGTCGGGGATCGCTCGATCCGGGTTCCGGAGGCGTCGCAAGGGAGCGATCTGGTCGGTGGCCCTGGTGGTGACGGTGGTGATCACCATCGGTTCCGGCCTGCTCCAGGTGATGGGCACGACCTCGCGGATCGGCCCGCTCGCCACCATGCAGCTCCACATAGGAGCGGCCGTTCTCTCGGTGCTGCTGGTGGGTTGGCACTACGTCCGGCATCCCGTCCGGCCGCGCACCACGGACCTGAGCCGGCGGAACCTGCTGAGAACCGGCGGCCTGGCCGCAGGTGCCGGGATAGCGCTGGCCGGATGGGAGAGCACCCTGGGCGTTCTCGACCTGCCGGGTTCCGAGAGGAGGTTCACCGGGTCGCACGAGCGGGGTAGCGGGAACCCGGCCCGGATGCCCGTGACGCAGTGGTTCACCGACAAGGTGCAGCGGCTCGACCGGCTGCAGGCCGACGTGGGCGGCCGGGTGTTGGGACCGGACGACCTGAGTTCCCTACCGATGGAGACGGTGGAAGCTACCCTCGACTGCACCGGCGGATGGCATTCGACCCAGCAGTGGACGGGCGTCCGGCTGGATCGGCTTCTCGGAGAGGTGGACGGGGTGAGCATCCGCGTGCGTTCGGTCACCGGATACGAGCGCCGCTTTCCGGCCAGGGACGCGGACAGCATCTGGCTGGCGTTCGAGGTGGGCGGCCAACCCCTGAGCGCGGGCCACGGCTACCCGGCCCGGATCGTGGCCCCGGACCGGCGCGGCTTCTGGTGGGTCAAATGGGTGGACTCGGTGACGGTTTCCGATGTTCCGGCCTGGTTCCAACCTCCGTTCCCGCTCACCTGA
- a CDS encoding VOC family protein translates to MSHRPPRTTPIKNVTVDAADPNRLAEFWAFALGYVLQPPPEGFETWEAFADAMNLSTEDRERYSAVIDPHGIGSRILFQKVPEGKAGKNRWHLDIDVVDPSLPEGRHDDDREAKIAALVERGATEIERFDEPVGRWVLMTDPEDNEFCVLGP, encoded by the coding sequence ATGAGTCATCGTCCGCCCAGGACCACCCCTATCAAGAACGTCACCGTCGACGCGGCCGATCCCAACCGGCTGGCCGAGTTCTGGGCCTTTGCGCTGGGATACGTTCTCCAGCCCCCGCCAGAAGGCTTCGAGACTTGGGAGGCCTTCGCCGACGCCATGAACCTGTCCACCGAAGACCGGGAGCGATACTCAGCGGTCATCGACCCTCACGGGATCGGATCCCGCATCCTGTTCCAGAAGGTGCCGGAGGGAAAGGCCGGCAAGAACCGCTGGCACCTGGACATCGACGTTGTGGACCCATCCCTTCCCGAGGGCCGGCACGACGACGACCGGGAAGCCAAGATCGCGGCCCTGGTGGAGAGAGGCGCCACCGAGATAGAGCGTTTCGACGAGCCGGTGGGGAGGTGGGTGTTGATGACCGACCCCGAGGACAACGAGTTCTGCGTCCTGGGCCCCTGA
- a CDS encoding CCA tRNA nucleotidyltransferase — protein sequence MVPERLNWLNSGISRELADLFTAAGHEIHLVGGSVRDALLGRKSTDLDFATSARPHQMKPLLRNWADQLFTVGERFGTIGLIRSGVRCEITTFRAETYRPESRHPEVIFGDSIEGDLGRRDFTVNAIALQLGLDTPSLVDPFNGVADLATRTLRTPSGPDVSFSDDPLRMVRLFRFMAQLGFYPDRPELEAVERLRERLQTISAERIRDEFSKLVVADGAAPAVSVMVESGLAAEFVPEVPALAMTEDPDHRHKDVLAHSLAVMAKTEPDLILRLAALFHDVGKPSTRRFEGPRVTFHHHEVVGARMTRRRLRKLRYPNEIVNDVAELVFLHMRAHTFKMGWTDSAVRRYVRDAGELLPRLNQLARCDVTTRSDRRARRIQRQIDELEERIEALRAKEELDALRPPLDGFDVMEYLGIGPGPTVGAVLKVLLEKRIDHGPYDRAEAFGDVRRWAIEQGLPDPGERPEAASERS from the coding sequence ATGGTTCCCGAGCGCCTGAACTGGCTTAACAGCGGCATCAGCCGCGAGCTGGCCGATCTCTTCACCGCCGCCGGCCACGAGATCCACCTCGTGGGCGGCTCGGTGCGCGATGCCCTGCTGGGCCGGAAGTCGACCGATCTCGACTTCGCCACCAGCGCCCGGCCCCACCAGATGAAGCCGCTCCTCAGGAACTGGGCGGATCAGCTGTTCACCGTGGGCGAGCGGTTCGGGACGATCGGCCTGATCCGCAGCGGGGTGCGGTGCGAGATAACTACCTTCCGCGCCGAGACCTACCGGCCTGAAAGCCGCCATCCGGAGGTCATCTTCGGCGACTCGATCGAGGGCGACCTGGGGCGGAGGGATTTCACGGTCAACGCCATCGCCCTGCAGCTCGGACTCGACACCCCGTCCCTCGTGGACCCGTTCAACGGTGTGGCCGACCTGGCCACCCGGACATTGCGCACGCCGAGCGGTCCCGACGTCTCGTTCTCGGACGATCCGCTCCGGATGGTCCGGCTGTTCCGGTTCATGGCGCAGTTGGGCTTCTATCCCGACCGGCCGGAGCTCGAGGCGGTGGAGCGCCTCCGGGAGCGCCTCCAGACGATCAGTGCGGAGCGGATCCGGGACGAGTTCTCCAAGCTGGTGGTGGCCGACGGCGCGGCGCCCGCCGTGTCGGTGATGGTCGAGTCCGGGCTGGCGGCCGAGTTCGTTCCCGAGGTTCCGGCGCTGGCGATGACCGAGGACCCGGACCACCGCCACAAGGACGTGCTGGCCCATTCCCTGGCGGTGATGGCCAAGACGGAACCCGACCTCATCCTCCGGCTGGCCGCCCTGTTCCACGACGTAGGGAAGCCCTCCACCCGCCGCTTCGAGGGTCCCAGGGTGACCTTCCACCACCACGAGGTGGTGGGCGCCCGGATGACCCGCCGCCGCCTGCGGAAGCTGCGCTACCCGAACGAGATCGTCAACGACGTGGCCGAGCTCGTGTTCCTCCACATGCGGGCCCATACCTTCAAGATGGGTTGGACCGATTCGGCGGTGCGCCGCTACGTGCGGGACGCGGGCGAGCTGCTGCCCCGGCTCAACCAGCTGGCACGGTGCGATGTCACCACCCGTAGCGACCGCCGGGCCCGCCGGATCCAGCGGCAAATCGACGAGCTGGAGGAGCGGATCGAGGCCCTTCGCGCCAAGGAGGAACTGGACGCCCTCCGGCCACCCCTCGATGGATTCGACGTCATGGAGTACCTGGGCATCGGCCCCGGCCCGACAGTTGGAGCGGTGCTGAAGGTCCTGCTCGAGAAGCGGATCGACCACGGTCCCTACGACCGGGCCGAGGCCTTCGGTGACGTGAGACGGTGGGCCATCGAACAGGGACTACCCGACCCGGGAGAACGGCCCGAGGCCGCCTCGGAACGCTCCTAA
- a CDS encoding histone deacetylase, whose translation MRVLAVSHPVFEEHDAGRGHPERPARLGAALRGVRAAPVELVEELAPEIDRRLLELVHAPGYVDYIEQVCASGGGRFDSDTAAVPASWEAAVRAAGAGPLAVRRLEEEEADLAFLAVRPPGHHARSATAMGFCLFNSAAVTAAMLVERGCRVAIMDWDVHHGNGTEEMFEHEENVLYISTHQYPFYPGTGGIVDMTAHRGAATILDLPLPPGTAGDLYRRAFEELILPVISQFGPDWLLVSTGYDAHAADPLASLRLLPSDYAFMSRSLAALTPPGRTICFLEGGYDLDAITASVSATLAGAAGMVVPDEEHRFRSSELAFATLDAVRAEAAKVWDLG comes from the coding sequence ATGAGAGTGCTGGCTGTTTCCCACCCGGTTTTCGAGGAGCACGATGCCGGGCGGGGCCATCCCGAGCGGCCGGCCCGCCTGGGCGCGGCCCTGCGCGGGGTGCGGGCTGCGCCGGTCGAGCTGGTCGAGGAGTTGGCCCCCGAGATCGACCGGAGGTTGCTGGAGCTGGTGCATGCCCCCGGCTATGTCGACTACATCGAACAGGTCTGTGCCTCGGGAGGCGGTCGGTTCGATTCGGATACGGCGGCGGTTCCGGCCTCGTGGGAAGCCGCCGTCCGGGCTGCCGGAGCGGGCCCCTTGGCGGTCCGGCGACTGGAAGAGGAGGAGGCTGACCTGGCCTTTCTGGCGGTGCGGCCGCCGGGCCACCACGCCCGCTCGGCCACGGCGATGGGGTTCTGCCTGTTCAACAGCGCGGCGGTCACGGCCGCCATGCTGGTGGAGCGGGGCTGCAGGGTGGCGATCATGGACTGGGACGTCCATCACGGCAACGGCACCGAGGAGATGTTCGAGCACGAAGAGAACGTCCTGTACATCTCGACGCACCAGTATCCGTTCTATCCGGGTACCGGGGGCATCGTCGACATGACCGCCCACCGGGGCGCCGCCACCATCCTGGACCTGCCCCTGCCGCCCGGAACCGCCGGCGACCTCTACCGCCGGGCCTTCGAGGAGTTGATCCTGCCGGTGATCTCGCAGTTCGGCCCCGACTGGCTGCTGGTGAGCACCGGCTACGACGCCCACGCGGCCGATCCCCTGGCGAGCCTGCGGCTCCTCCCGTCCGACTATGCCTTCATGTCCCGCTCCCTCGCCGCGCTGACCCCTCCGGGCCGCACCATCTGCTTCCTGGAGGGCGGGTACGACCTGGACGCCATCACGGCCTCGGTCAGCGCCACCCTGGCGGGCGCGGCCGGCATGGTCGTCCCCGACGAGGAGCACCGCTTCCGCTCCTCCGAGCTCGCCTTCGCAACCCTGGATGCGGTGAGGGCGGAGGCTGCCAAGGTGTGGGACCTCGGCTGA
- a CDS encoding protein kinase, translating to MSPPIPRRYRLEVRLGRDEDVEEWFATDLELDRPVLIRVIGPEATRARGRSFLAAVQRASRASHTHVAAVFAADKVPGSTYAVTEWVGGTTLADRAGAGDGPPLAELLTNACGLAEGLSVLHGAGVTHGAIDAGAILYSRGQPAKLGGFGRLPRGTSPEDDVRALAGTLETALTGQPPGAMAPSELIHSLSPSIDDILRSARADEIDARQLADRLRAVPYSPPVSASFRWSWRRLLPAALLALAAAVLVWAGSAVDTSPTPPLQVAALPLPTLAVPPDEESPPAPASSPGEEAPEQVVPANEPVVLLQVLDFDPLGDGEEHPGRLTLLTDGDPNTEWRTERYFDPLPLLKEGVGVAFEVSGSPALLELTGLSEGTAFRLMWAESLLGVDDPGWEVIAEQQAGAATVRLPLPELRSGVWLLWLTDLPPEGDGYRTRLAEVSFHS from the coding sequence ATGTCTCCGCCGATACCGCGCCGCTACCGGCTGGAGGTGCGCCTCGGGCGCGACGAGGACGTCGAGGAGTGGTTCGCCACCGATCTCGAGTTGGACCGCCCGGTACTGATTCGAGTGATCGGTCCCGAGGCGACCAGGGCGAGAGGCCGGTCGTTCCTGGCCGCCGTCCAGCGTGCCTCCCGCGCCAGCCATACGCATGTGGCCGCGGTGTTCGCGGCCGACAAGGTGCCTGGGTCCACCTATGCGGTCACCGAGTGGGTGGGCGGCACCACGCTGGCCGACCGGGCGGGCGCCGGCGACGGGCCGCCCCTCGCCGAGCTGCTCACCAACGCCTGCGGTCTAGCCGAAGGCCTCTCCGTGCTCCATGGCGCAGGCGTGACCCACGGAGCCATCGACGCCGGGGCGATCCTGTATTCACGAGGGCAGCCGGCCAAGCTGGGCGGCTTCGGTCGGCTACCGCGAGGCACCTCCCCCGAGGACGATGTCCGGGCGCTGGCCGGCACGCTGGAAACAGCCCTCACCGGCCAGCCCCCGGGGGCCATGGCGCCCTCGGAGCTCATCCACTCGCTGTCACCGAGCATCGACGACATCCTCCGCTCCGCCCGCGCCGACGAGATCGATGCCCGGCAACTGGCCGACCGGCTGCGGGCGGTCCCCTACTCCCCTCCCGTCTCGGCCTCCTTCCGGTGGTCCTGGCGCCGCCTGCTTCCGGCTGCCCTGCTCGCACTCGCCGCCGCGGTGCTGGTATGGGCCGGTAGCGCGGTGGACACCAGCCCGACGCCCCCCTTGCAGGTGGCCGCGCTCCCATTGCCCACCCTGGCTGTCCCGCCGGATGAGGAGAGCCCGCCCGCGCCGGCCTCGTCCCCCGGGGAGGAGGCGCCCGAGCAGGTGGTGCCCGCGAACGAGCCGGTGGTCCTGCTGCAGGTGCTCGACTTCGATCCGCTGGGGGACGGCGAGGAGCATCCCGGCCGGCTGACCTTGCTGACCGACGGGGATCCCAACACCGAGTGGCGCACCGAACGCTATTTCGACCCCTTACCTCTGCTGAAGGAGGGGGTGGGCGTAGCCTTCGAGGTGAGCGGTTCGCCGGCACTCCTCGAACTGACGGGGCTGTCCGAGGGCACCGCCTTCCGTCTCATGTGGGCCGAGTCCCTCCTCGGCGTAGACGACCCGGGCTGGGAGGTCATCGCCGAGCAACAGGCCGGCGCCGCCACCGTCCGGCTACCGCTGCCCGAACTTCGCAGCGGGGTCTGGCTGCTCTGGCTGACCGACCTGCCTCCCGAGGGAGACGGATACCGCACCCGGCTGGCCGAAGTGAGTTTTCACAGTTGA